A single region of the Enterobacter cloacae complex sp. R_G8 genome encodes:
- the agaF gene encoding PTS galactosamine/N-acetylgalactosamine transporter subunit IIA, producing MLGIILTGHGGFASGLEQAMKQILGEQPQFIAIDFPETSTTARLTAQLEQAVSELDARHDIVFLTDLLGGTPFRVASMLAMKRPGSEVITGTNLQLLLEMVLERDGLTSEAFRLQALECGHRGLTSLVDELGRCREEAPAEEGI from the coding sequence ATGTTAGGCATTATTTTGACGGGTCACGGCGGTTTTGCCAGCGGGCTTGAGCAGGCTATGAAGCAGATCCTGGGCGAGCAGCCGCAGTTTATCGCCATCGATTTTCCTGAAACTTCCACCACCGCGCGGCTGACCGCGCAGCTTGAGCAGGCGGTGAGCGAGCTCGACGCCCGGCACGATATAGTGTTCCTTACCGATCTGCTGGGCGGGACCCCGTTTCGCGTTGCTTCTATGCTCGCCATGAAAAGACCGGGCAGCGAAGTGATCACCGGTACCAACCTGCAATTGCTGCTGGAAATGGTGCTGGAGCGCGATGGATTAACCAGCGAAGCGTTTCGTCTGCAGGCGCTGGAGTGTGGCCACCGCGGTCTGACGAGCCTGGTAGATGAGCTTGGCCGCTGTCGCGAGGAAGCGCCCGCAGAGGAAGGAATATGA
- a CDS encoding penicillin-binding protein activator produces the protein MVPLTFLRKKATRSVPLLLAALIFAGCGTQAPDQSTAHLQGSAQADSGFYLQQMSQSSNDTRINWQLLAIRALLKEGKTQQAAELFNQLPHELNDAQRLEQSLLSAELKVALKDYAAAKKILGDIDVSALDKNQQARFWQAGITAEQGRPSLTLLRALIAQEPLLGGADKQKNIDATWQALASMTQEQAQALVINADENVLQGWLDLQQMWFNNRSDPNMLKAGITDWQTRYPQNPGAKMLPTQLVNVQNFKPASTSKIALLLPLNGQAAVFGRTIQQGFEAAKNGTTPVTGSAVPAQAAQAANVNDVVSPSAAETSDLTTAQTPPQGTMQNPVTAPTTPAAAAPATPAPVETQSAPATESATAEQPQPQSTEPAAQPAAQPATQPQAVATTSANPGAELKIYDTSSQPLDQVLAQVQQDGASIVVGPLLKNNVEELMKSNTALNVLALNQPEQVQNRANICYFALSPEDEARDAARHIHEQGKQSPLLLIPRSTLGDRVANAFAEEWQKLGGGIVLQQKFGSVSELRAGVNGGAGIALNGSPVSASLPQQQSVTIGGLTIPAPPTDAQIGGSGKVDAAYIVATPQEIAFIKPMIAMRNGSQSGATLYASSRSAQGTAGPDFRLEMDGLQYSEIPMLAGSNPALMQQALSTVRNDYSLARLYAMGVDAWALANHFTQMRQVPGFELNGNTGDLTATQDCVINRKLSWLKYQQGQIVPAS, from the coding sequence ATGGTACCGTTAACGTTTCTTCGAAAAAAAGCCACGCGCAGCGTGCCGCTTCTGCTGGCAGCCCTGATCTTTGCGGGCTGTGGCACCCAGGCACCTGACCAGAGCACGGCCCATCTGCAGGGATCCGCTCAGGCTGATTCTGGCTTTTATCTGCAACAAATGTCGCAAAGCTCAAATGATACCAGGATCAACTGGCAATTACTCGCCATTCGTGCACTGCTGAAAGAGGGCAAAACCCAGCAGGCCGCCGAACTGTTCAACCAGCTTCCGCACGAGCTTAACGATGCCCAGCGTCTTGAGCAGAGCCTGCTCTCTGCCGAGCTGAAAGTCGCGCTGAAAGATTATGCCGCCGCGAAAAAGATCCTTGGCGACATCGACGTAAGCGCGCTGGATAAAAATCAGCAGGCCCGTTTCTGGCAGGCGGGTATCACCGCTGAGCAGGGACGTCCTTCCCTGACGCTGCTGCGGGCGCTGATCGCCCAGGAGCCGCTGCTCGGCGGTGCGGACAAGCAGAAAAATATTGATGCCACCTGGCAGGCGCTCGCCTCAATGACCCAGGAACAGGCGCAGGCGCTGGTCATCAATGCTGATGAAAACGTGTTGCAGGGGTGGCTGGATCTGCAACAGATGTGGTTTAACAACCGCAGCGATCCAAACATGCTGAAAGCCGGTATTACCGACTGGCAAACGCGCTACCCACAAAACCCGGGCGCGAAAATGCTGCCGACACAGCTGGTGAACGTGCAGAACTTTAAGCCTGCCTCCACCAGCAAAATCGCCCTGCTTCTGCCGTTGAACGGCCAGGCGGCGGTATTTGGCCGCACCATTCAACAAGGTTTTGAAGCGGCGAAGAACGGTACCACGCCCGTTACCGGTAGCGCGGTTCCGGCACAGGCAGCTCAGGCGGCAAACGTGAACGACGTTGTTAGCCCTTCCGCTGCGGAAACCAGCGACCTGACCACAGCACAAACGCCGCCGCAGGGGACGATGCAGAACCCGGTGACAGCACCGACCACACCTGCGGCCGCAGCACCTGCGACTCCGGCTCCGGTAGAGACACAATCCGCACCGGCAACAGAGTCTGCGACAGCGGAGCAGCCTCAACCGCAGAGCACTGAGCCCGCAGCACAACCTGCCGCTCAGCCCGCCACTCAGCCACAGGCCGTAGCCACCACCAGCGCTAACCCTGGCGCTGAATTGAAGATCTACGACACCAGCTCTCAGCCGCTCGATCAGGTACTGGCGCAGGTTCAGCAGGACGGTGCCAGCATCGTTGTCGGCCCGCTGCTGAAAAACAACGTGGAAGAGCTGATGAAGAGCAACACTGCGCTGAACGTGCTGGCGCTCAACCAGCCTGAACAGGTTCAGAACCGCGCCAATATCTGCTATTTCGCCCTCTCTCCGGAAGATGAAGCCCGCGATGCGGCGCGTCATATTCACGAGCAGGGGAAACAGTCTCCGCTGCTGCTGATCCCTCGCAGTACGCTGGGCGATCGCGTCGCCAACGCCTTTGCCGAAGAGTGGCAGAAGCTGGGCGGCGGCATCGTGCTGCAGCAGAAATTCGGTTCCGTCTCTGAACTGCGTGCGGGCGTTAACGGCGGCGCGGGTATTGCGCTTAACGGCAGCCCGGTGAGTGCCAGCCTGCCACAGCAGCAGAGCGTGACGATTGGCGGTCTGACCATCCCGGCCCCGCCAACCGATGCGCAAATCGGCGGTAGCGGCAAAGTGGATGCGGCCTATATCGTCGCCACGCCGCAGGAGATTGCCTTCATCAAACCGATGATCGCCATGCGTAACGGCAGCCAGAGCGGCGCCACGCTCTACGCCAGCTCGCGCAGCGCGCAAGGGACCGCGGGCCCGGATTTCCGTCTGGAGATGGACGGTCTGCAGTACAGTGAGATTCCTATGCTGGCAGGCAGCAATCCGGCGCTGATGCAGCAGGCGCTGAGTACGGTCCGTAACGACTACTCGCTGGCGCGTCTGTATGCAATGGGTGTCGATGCCTGGGCGCTGGCAAACCACTTTACCCAAATGCGTCAGGTGCCGGGCTTTGAACTTAACGGCAATACCGGCGATCTGACGGCCACTCAGGATTGCGTGATTAACAGGAAGTTATCATGGCTCAAATACCAGCAGGGGCAAATCGTCCCGGCCAGTTAA
- the rsmI gene encoding 16S rRNA (cytidine(1402)-2'-O)-methyltransferase, giving the protein MKQHETAENSQGQLYIVPTPIGNLSDITQRALTVLQAVDLIAAEDTRHTGLLLQHFAINARLFALHDHNEQQKAETLVAKLKEGQNIALVSDAGTPLINDPGYHLVRTCREAGIRVVPLPGPCAAIAALSAAGLPSDRFCYEGFLPAKSKGRRDVLKELEAEPRTLIFYESTHRLLESLEDMVTVWGESRYVVLARELTKTWETIHGAPVGELLAWVKEDENRRKGEMVLIVEGHKAEEDALPADALRTLALLQAELPLKKAAALAAEIHGVKKNALYKYALEQQGE; this is encoded by the coding sequence ATGAAACAACACGAAACGGCAGAGAATTCTCAAGGCCAGCTTTATATTGTACCTACTCCTATCGGGAATTTGTCTGATATTACCCAACGTGCGCTGACCGTATTGCAAGCTGTTGATTTAATTGCTGCTGAAGATACCCGGCATACCGGTTTATTGCTGCAACACTTTGCGATTAACGCTCGTCTCTTCGCCCTGCACGATCATAATGAGCAGCAAAAAGCAGAAACGCTGGTGGCGAAGCTCAAAGAGGGGCAGAACATTGCGCTGGTCTCTGACGCCGGTACGCCGCTGATTAACGATCCGGGCTACCATCTGGTGCGTACCTGCCGTGAAGCGGGGATCCGGGTGGTCCCTCTGCCGGGACCGTGTGCTGCGATTGCTGCATTGAGCGCTGCGGGCCTGCCGTCCGATCGTTTCTGCTATGAAGGTTTCCTGCCCGCCAAATCCAAAGGCCGCCGTGACGTGTTAAAAGAGCTGGAAGCTGAACCGCGTACGCTGATTTTCTACGAATCCACGCATCGCCTGCTGGAAAGCCTGGAAGATATGGTGACCGTCTGGGGAGAGAGCCGCTACGTGGTGTTGGCGCGCGAGCTGACCAAAACCTGGGAAACCATTCACGGCGCGCCGGTCGGCGAACTGCTGGCGTGGGTAAAAGAGGACGAAAACCGTCGCAAGGGCGAGATGGTGCTGATTGTCGAAGGGCATAAAGCGGAGGAGGACGCACTGCCTGCCGATGCGCTACGTACTCTGGCACTGCTACAGGCTGAATTGCCGCTTAAGAAAGCGGCGGCACTGGCGGCGGAAATCCACGGCGTGAAGAAGAATGCGCTCTATAAATATGCGCTGGAGCAGCAGGGGGAGTAA
- the nagA gene encoding N-acetylglucosamine-6-phosphate deacetylase, whose translation MSQLLRARQVLTEQGWLDDHQLRFEDGIIAAIEPIPAGVHARDADKLCPAFIDIHVHGGMGVDVMDDAPDALDVLALHKAREGVGAFLPTTVTAPLEAIHGALTRIARRCQSGGPGAQILGSYLEGPYFTPQNKGAHPPALFRELDIAELDALIAVSHNTLKVVALAPEKPGALQAIRHLKQRGIRVMLGHSGATYEQTLAAFDAGADGLVHCFNGMTGLHHRAPGMVGAGLTDKRAWLELIADGHHVHPGAMRVCSCCAKDRVVLITDAMQAAGMPDGRYMLCGEEVTMHHGVVKTASGGLAGSTLSLDAAVRHMVEHAGVTAEEAIHMASLHPARLLGSDHQLGSLTPGKRANIIALDDGLHLQQIWIQGQALPL comes from the coding sequence ATGAGCCAACTGCTGCGCGCGCGACAGGTGCTGACCGAACAAGGCTGGCTGGATGACCACCAGCTTCGTTTTGAGGACGGCATTATCGCAGCGATTGAACCCATCCCCGCAGGCGTTCACGCCCGCGATGCCGATAAGCTTTGCCCGGCATTCATTGATATTCACGTTCATGGTGGCATGGGTGTGGATGTGATGGATGACGCCCCCGATGCGCTGGATGTTTTGGCTCTCCATAAAGCACGTGAAGGCGTCGGGGCATTTTTGCCCACGACGGTCACCGCGCCGCTGGAGGCGATTCACGGCGCACTCACGCGGATCGCCCGACGCTGTCAGTCAGGCGGCCCTGGCGCGCAGATTCTGGGCAGCTATCTGGAGGGCCCGTACTTTACCCCGCAGAACAAAGGGGCGCATCCACCCGCGCTGTTTCGGGAACTGGATATCGCCGAGCTGGACGCGTTGATTGCGGTATCACACAACACGCTGAAGGTGGTGGCACTGGCACCGGAAAAACCCGGCGCGCTACAGGCCATTCGCCACCTGAAGCAGCGGGGTATCCGTGTGATGCTGGGCCACAGTGGCGCCACGTACGAGCAAACCCTTGCCGCCTTTGACGCCGGTGCAGACGGGCTGGTGCACTGCTTTAACGGTATGACGGGGCTGCATCACAGAGCGCCGGGTATGGTCGGTGCCGGGCTGACGGACAAACGGGCGTGGCTGGAGCTTATTGCCGACGGTCATCATGTTCATCCGGGCGCCATGCGTGTATGCAGCTGCTGTGCGAAGGATCGCGTGGTGCTGATTACCGATGCCATGCAGGCGGCAGGTATGCCGGACGGGCGGTATATGCTCTGTGGCGAAGAGGTCACAATGCACCACGGCGTGGTAAAAACCGCCTCTGGCGGGCTGGCGGGAAGCACGCTGTCGCTGGATGCCGCCGTCAGGCATATGGTGGAACATGCGGGTGTGACAGCAGAAGAGGCCATTCATATGGCTTCGCTGCATCCTGCCCGCCTGCTGGGCAGTGATCATCAGCTTGGCTCCTTAACGCCAGGGAAACGCGCCAATATTATTGCGCTGGATGACGGTTTACACCTTCAGCAGATCTGGATTCAGGGCCAGGCTCTCCCTCTTTAG
- a CDS encoding enterotoxin translates to MKKILPLSMLALGVSHSAIAANYTLNNDNIALSFDDANSTVVVKDTRANHPLTPQELFFLTLPDETKIHTTDFKVKHVEKQDSGIVVDFTHPDFNVTVKLNLVKGKYASIDYTIAAVGQPRDVAKITFFPTKKQAQAPYVDGAINSSPIIADSFFILPDKPIVNTYAYEATTNLNVELKTPIQPATPVSYTTYFGTFPETSQLRRSVNQFIDAVRPRPYKPYLHYNSWMDIGFFTPYSEQDVLGRMDEWNKEFIAGRGVALDAFLLDDGWDDLTGRWLFGPAFSKGFGKVREKADSLHSSVGLWLSPWGGYNKPRDTRVSHAKEYGFETVDGKLALSGPNYFKNFNEQIVKLIKNEHITSFKLDGMGNANSHIKGSPFASDFDASIALLHNMRSANPNLFINLTTGTNASPSWLFYADSIWRQGDDINLYGPGTPVQQWMTYRDAETYRSIVRKGPLFPLNSLMYHGIVSAENAYYGLEKVQTDSDFADQVWSYFATGTQLQELYITPSMLNKAKWDTLAQAAKWSRDNASVLVDTHWIGGDPTALEIYGWASWNQDKAIFGLRNPSDKPQSYYLDLTKDFEIPTGDATPFSLKAVYGSNATIPAEYKNAVVITLKPLETLVFEAMPEK, encoded by the coding sequence ATGAAAAAAATCCTCCCCCTATCCATGCTTGCCCTGGGTGTTTCCCATAGCGCGATAGCAGCGAATTACACCCTTAATAACGACAACATTGCCCTGTCATTTGATGACGCGAACTCGACGGTCGTGGTGAAGGACACCAGGGCTAATCATCCGCTGACGCCGCAGGAACTGTTCTTTCTGACGCTGCCGGACGAGACTAAAATTCACACGACGGATTTTAAGGTCAAACATGTCGAAAAACAGGACAGTGGTATTGTCGTCGACTTCACCCATCCTGACTTTAACGTGACGGTGAAGCTGAACCTGGTGAAGGGCAAATACGCCAGCATCGACTACACCATCGCCGCCGTCGGGCAGCCTCGGGATGTGGCGAAAATCACCTTCTTCCCGACCAAAAAGCAGGCTCAGGCACCTTACGTAGATGGGGCAATTAACAGCTCGCCGATTATTGCAGACTCGTTCTTTATCCTGCCGGATAAACCCATCGTTAACACGTACGCCTATGAAGCGACGACCAACCTCAACGTGGAGCTGAAAACCCCCATTCAGCCGGCAACCCCGGTCAGCTACACCACCTACTTCGGTACCTTCCCGGAGACCAGCCAACTGCGCCGTAGCGTAAACCAGTTTATCGATGCCGTGCGTCCGCGTCCGTATAAACCTTACTTACACTACAACAGCTGGATGGACATCGGCTTCTTTACCCCGTACTCCGAGCAGGATGTGCTGGGGCGGATGGACGAATGGAACAAGGAGTTTATTGCCGGGCGGGGTGTCGCGCTGGATGCTTTCCTGCTTGACGATGGCTGGGATGACCTTACCGGGCGCTGGCTGTTCGGCCCGGCTTTCAGCAAAGGTTTTGGCAAGGTACGGGAGAAAGCAGACAGCCTGCACAGCTCTGTTGGCCTGTGGCTCTCGCCATGGGGCGGATATAACAAACCGCGCGATACGCGCGTCTCGCATGCAAAAGAGTACGGTTTCGAAACGGTAGACGGGAAGCTGGCGCTGTCAGGCCCGAACTATTTTAAGAACTTTAATGAGCAGATCGTTAAGCTGATAAAAAACGAGCACATTACCTCGTTTAAACTGGACGGCATGGGCAACGCCAACTCGCACATCAAAGGCAGCCCGTTCGCCTCGGATTTTGACGCCTCTATTGCACTGCTGCATAACATGCGCAGCGCCAATCCGAATCTGTTTATCAACCTGACGACCGGTACCAATGCCAGCCCATCCTGGCTGTTCTACGCTGATTCCATCTGGCGTCAGGGTGACGATATCAACCTGTACGGCCCCGGCACGCCGGTTCAGCAGTGGATGACCTATCGCGATGCGGAGACGTATCGCTCTATTGTGCGTAAAGGTCCGCTGTTCCCGCTGAACTCCCTGATGTATCACGGGATCGTCAGCGCGGAGAATGCGTATTACGGTCTGGAGAAGGTGCAAACGGACAGTGATTTTGCTGACCAGGTCTGGAGCTACTTCGCCACCGGCACCCAGTTGCAGGAGCTGTATATCACCCCTTCAATGCTCAACAAGGCGAAGTGGGATACCCTGGCGCAGGCTGCCAAATGGTCCCGGGATAACGCCAGCGTGCTGGTGGATACCCACTGGATTGGCGGAGACCCAACGGCGCTTGAGATCTACGGCTGGGCGTCGTGGAATCAAGACAAAGCCATTTTTGGTTTACGAAACCCGTCGGATAAGCCGCAAAGCTATTATCTGGATTTGACGAAAGATTTCGAAATCCCGACCGGAGATGCGACGCCGTTTAGCCTGAAAGCGGTCTATGGCAGTAACGCCACGATACCGGCAGAGTATAAAAACGCGGTGGTGATTACCCTCAAACCGCTGGAAACGCTGGTGTTTGAGGCGATGCCAGAAAAATAA
- the agaE gene encoding PTS N-acetylgalactosamine transporter subunit IID — translation MASNHTTLPGVSESEETLLTGVNENVYEDQSIGAELTKKDINRVAWRSMLLQASFNYERMQASGWLYGLLPALKKIHTNKRDLARAMKGHMGFFNTHPFLVTFVIGIILAMERSKQDVNSIQSTKIAVGAPLGGIGDAMFWLTLLPICGGIGASLALQGSILGAVVFIVLFNVVHLGLRFGLAHYAYRMGVAAIPLIKANTKKVGHAASIVGMTVIGALVATYVRLNTTLEIKAGDAVVKLQADVIDKLMPAFLPLVYTLTMFWLVRRGWSPLRLIGITVVLGVVGKFCHFL, via the coding sequence ATGGCATCTAATCACACAACATTACCGGGCGTGTCTGAAAGCGAAGAGACGCTGCTGACCGGCGTCAATGAAAACGTCTACGAAGACCAGAGCATCGGTGCAGAACTGACGAAAAAGGACATCAACCGCGTCGCCTGGCGTTCTATGCTGCTGCAGGCCTCATTCAACTATGAACGTATGCAGGCCTCCGGCTGGCTTTACGGGTTACTGCCTGCGTTGAAAAAGATCCATACCAACAAGCGCGATCTGGCACGCGCCATGAAAGGCCATATGGGGTTCTTTAATACCCACCCGTTCCTGGTGACCTTTGTTATCGGCATTATTCTGGCGATGGAACGCTCCAAACAGGATGTAAACAGTATTCAGAGCACCAAAATTGCCGTCGGTGCGCCGCTTGGCGGCATTGGTGACGCCATGTTCTGGCTGACTCTGTTGCCGATCTGCGGCGGTATCGGCGCCAGCCTGGCGCTGCAAGGTTCGATTCTGGGTGCGGTGGTGTTTATCGTGCTGTTTAACGTTGTGCATCTCGGCCTGCGCTTTGGCCTGGCGCATTACGCTTACCGGATGGGCGTCGCAGCCATTCCGTTGATCAAAGCCAATACTAAAAAGGTCGGCCATGCGGCTTCCATTGTCGGGATGACGGTGATCGGTGCGCTGGTGGCAACCTATGTTCGTCTCAATACCACGCTCGAAATCAAAGCCGGGGATGCGGTCGTCAAACTGCAGGCTGACGTTATCGATAAGCTGATGCCCGCGTTTCTGCCGCTGGTCTACACCCTGACCATGTTCTGGCTGGTGCGTCGTGGCTGGAGCCCGCTGCGGCTGATTGGTATCACCGTGGTGTTGGGTGTTGTCGGTAAATTCTGTCACTTCCTGTAA
- the kbaY gene encoding tagatose-bisphosphate aldolase subunit KbaY yields MSIISTKYLLQDAQAKGYAVPAFNIHNAETIQAILEVCSEMRSPVILAGTPGTFKHIALEEIYALCSAYSLTYDMPLALHLDHHESLDDIRRKVTAGVRSAMIDGSHYPFEQNVKLVKSVVDFCHLNDCSVEAELGRLGGVEDDMSVDAESAFLTDPQEAKRFVELTGVDSLAVAIGTAHGLYTKRPKIDFQRLAEIREVVTVPLVLHGASDVPDEDVRRTIALGVCKVNVATELKIAFSDAVKAWFAENPQGNDPRFYMRVGMDAMKEVVRSKITVCGSANRLLLPAEA; encoded by the coding sequence ATGAGCATTATCTCAACGAAATATCTTCTGCAGGACGCACAGGCAAAAGGCTACGCCGTACCGGCGTTTAACATCCACAACGCAGAGACGATCCAGGCGATCCTCGAAGTGTGTAGCGAGATGCGATCGCCAGTGATCCTCGCAGGCACGCCGGGCACGTTCAAACATATTGCCCTGGAAGAGATCTACGCCCTGTGCAGCGCATATTCATTAACCTACGACATGCCGCTGGCGCTGCATCTCGATCATCACGAATCCCTCGACGATATTCGTCGCAAGGTTACCGCTGGCGTGCGTAGCGCGATGATCGACGGCAGCCACTATCCGTTTGAACAAAACGTGAAGCTGGTGAAATCGGTAGTCGATTTCTGTCACCTCAACGACTGTAGCGTCGAGGCTGAGCTGGGCCGTCTGGGCGGCGTGGAAGATGACATGAGCGTCGACGCGGAGAGTGCATTTCTCACCGACCCGCAGGAAGCGAAACGCTTTGTCGAACTGACCGGCGTCGATAGCCTCGCCGTCGCCATCGGCACCGCACATGGCCTGTATACCAAACGCCCTAAAATTGACTTCCAGCGCCTGGCCGAAATCCGTGAAGTGGTCACCGTGCCGCTGGTGCTGCACGGTGCGAGCGATGTGCCGGATGAGGATGTACGTCGCACCATCGCGCTGGGTGTGTGCAAAGTCAACGTGGCGACCGAGCTGAAAATCGCCTTCTCTGACGCAGTGAAAGCCTGGTTTGCTGAAAACCCACAGGGTAACGATCCGCGTTTTTATATGCGGGTCGGAATGGATGCCATGAAAGAGGTGGTCAGAAGCAAGATTACCGTGTGTGGCTCGGCAAACCGCTTGCTGCTTCCGGCAGAAGCCTGA
- a CDS encoding Fic family protein, with translation MSRYQPPFTITPSILNQVVEIGELLGHWAAHSGRTSPLLRKENRIRTIQASLAIEHNSLTTGQVTAIMEGKRVLAPEKDIQEVRNAILAYERLPEWKPWTLKDLLSAHRLLMLGLVDNPGKLRMGDVGVYRGNQLVHMAPPASQINRFIADLLVWLKETELHPLITSSVFHYEFEFIHAFSDGNGRMGRLWQTLILSQWRSELAWLPVETLIHFQQDRYYQILGECDRASDCTAFIEFMLQNMAEALREGIGAPSVMSEKMSEEMSEKETTILELLTVQPQMSAAMLASMLGVTSRTVERYLSALQTKGKLKRLGARKGGSWQVMP, from the coding sequence ATGAGCCGCTACCAGCCTCCTTTCACGATCACACCATCGATTCTCAATCAGGTTGTTGAGATTGGTGAGCTATTAGGGCACTGGGCGGCGCATTCAGGAAGAACCTCTCCGTTACTGCGTAAAGAGAACCGAATCCGCACCATCCAGGCTTCTCTGGCCATTGAACATAACTCTCTGACGACCGGACAAGTAACGGCAATCATGGAGGGTAAACGCGTGCTCGCACCTGAAAAAGATATTCAGGAAGTGCGTAACGCGATTCTGGCTTATGAGAGATTGCCTGAATGGAAGCCCTGGACGCTCAAAGACTTACTCAGTGCACACCGGTTATTAATGCTTGGTCTGGTTGATAACCCTGGCAAGCTCCGAATGGGGGACGTAGGCGTATATCGCGGGAATCAGTTGGTCCATATGGCTCCACCCGCTTCCCAAATTAACCGGTTTATTGCTGATCTGCTTGTCTGGTTAAAAGAAACCGAACTCCATCCACTGATTACCAGCTCAGTCTTCCATTACGAATTTGAATTCATCCATGCATTTTCTGATGGGAATGGTCGTATGGGGCGGCTGTGGCAAACGTTGATTTTGAGTCAGTGGCGCTCAGAGCTTGCCTGGCTGCCAGTTGAGACACTGATTCATTTTCAGCAGGATCGCTATTATCAGATTTTGGGAGAATGTGACCGGGCGAGTGATTGCACCGCATTTATAGAGTTTATGCTCCAGAATATGGCTGAAGCGTTGCGGGAGGGCATAGGGGCACCTTCTGTTATGTCGGAAAAAATGTCGGAAGAGATGTCGGAAAAGGAAACGACTATTCTTGAGCTTCTTACCGTTCAACCGCAGATGTCCGCAGCGATGTTAGCATCCATGCTAGGTGTCACTTCCCGCACTGTGGAACGCTATCTCAGCGCCTTGCAAACAAAAGGGAAACTAAAGCGCCTGGGAGCCAGGAAAGGAGGAAGCTGGCAGGTCATGCCTTAA
- a CDS encoding SIS domain-containing protein, whose translation MPQITPTATTGTWTEEEIRQQPASWIRSLHNIDNLRSSIDSFLTPLLRKHDLRIVLTGAGTSAFIGDIIAPWLASHTGKNISAVPTTDLVTNPMDYFSPAHPLLLISFARSGNSPESVAAVELANQFVPECYHLSITCNEAGNLYQSAIDSDNACALLMPAETHDRGFAMTSSITTMMASCLAVFAPETINSNTFRDVADRCQAILTSLGDFRHGVFGNEPWKRIVYLGSGGLQGAARESALKVLELTAGKLAAFYDSPTGFRHGPKSLVDNETLVVVFISSHPYTRQYDLDLLAELRRDRQALRVVAIAAENDPVIEAGPHILLPPSRPFIDMEQAFCFLMYAQVFALSQSLSVGNTPDTPSASGTVNRVVQGVVIHPWQA comes from the coding sequence ATGCCACAGATCACTCCCACCGCCACAACCGGCACCTGGACCGAAGAAGAGATCCGCCAGCAGCCTGCCAGCTGGATCCGCTCGCTCCACAACATCGATAATTTGCGTTCCTCGATTGACAGTTTCCTGACGCCACTGCTGCGTAAGCACGATCTGCGGATCGTACTGACCGGCGCAGGCACGTCCGCGTTTATAGGCGATATCATTGCGCCATGGCTTGCGAGCCACACCGGGAAAAACATCTCCGCCGTACCGACAACCGATCTGGTCACGAACCCGATGGATTACTTCAGCCCTGCACATCCGCTGCTGCTGATCTCATTTGCCCGTTCCGGTAACAGCCCTGAAAGCGTCGCCGCCGTTGAGCTGGCTAATCAGTTCGTGCCGGAGTGCTACCATCTGTCGATCACCTGTAACGAGGCGGGAAACCTGTATCAGAGCGCTATCGACAGTGATAACGCCTGTGCCCTGCTGATGCCTGCCGAAACGCACGATCGCGGTTTCGCGATGACCAGCAGTATCACCACCATGATGGCAAGCTGCCTGGCCGTATTCGCGCCAGAGACGATCAACAGCAACACCTTCCGCGACGTGGCCGATCGCTGTCAGGCGATCCTCACCTCACTTGGTGATTTCCGCCATGGCGTATTTGGTAACGAGCCCTGGAAACGGATCGTCTACCTGGGAAGCGGTGGCCTGCAGGGGGCGGCGCGGGAATCGGCGCTGAAGGTACTGGAACTGACCGCGGGCAAGCTGGCGGCATTCTACGATTCCCCAACGGGGTTCCGTCACGGGCCTAAGTCGCTGGTAGATAACGAAACGCTGGTGGTGGTGTTTATCTCCAGCCATCCGTATACGCGTCAGTACGATCTGGATCTTCTGGCGGAATTGCGTCGCGATCGCCAGGCCCTGCGCGTTGTCGCCATCGCCGCTGAAAACGATCCGGTGATTGAAGCGGGCCCGCACATCCTGCTGCCGCCTTCACGCCCGTTTATTGATATGGAACAGGCGTTCTGCTTCCTGATGTACGCCCAGGTCTTTGCACTGTCCCAGTCCCTCAGCGTGGGCAATACACCCGATACGCCATCCGCCAGCGGCACGGTCAACCGCGTGGTACAGGGCGTTGTTATTCATCCGTGGCAGGCTTAA